The Synergistaceae bacterium genomic interval TCTGGATCATAGGCAACGACAACCTCGGAACGGCCGCCCGCCTGAGAATCTTCGGCTACATTGCGGTGCTGATTTCATGCGTGATTGTTTATCGTAAACACGAGCTATCTACTTATCATGGGAGTGAATAACTTGATTAGCATTATATTTATTAGATCGCCTAAAGCATACCTCCCGGAAATCGATGCATACCTAAGCTACTTTAACAATCTCAAGGGCTTTAAAGCTCTAGAGTTCACTAGTTCCAAAGAACTGGCAAGCATATCAGAACCATTTGTATTATGGGAGTTCAAGGGATTCGGAAGATATAAACCTCGCAATTGTCTTCTTGTTCACGAGTATTGCTCTCTTTCTACACCTCCATTTGCCAGAATAAAAAACACCTTGAAAGTCAAATGGAACACGAAGCCGGGGTTGAGGGTTTTTTTAAACCAATCGGTAAAGAATAACCTTGGGTTTAATGACGGTATCCCTTTTTGTTTTAGAGACATGGGAATAAGCAAAGCCTTTTGTAACACCAATAAGAACGCAAAAAAAGAGTACGATTTCGTTTACGTCGGCTCTATCACAAAGAGCCGAGGCATTGATAGACTTCTTCGTGCGTTTTGTGAAAGACCCAACGGCAAGCTATGTCTCATAGGCACGCCGGAAGTCGGAATATACCGCCGTTACAAGCAGCACAAAGACATTGTTTTTACTGGGAAAGTACCCTATTCAGAAGTACCATTGATAGCATCAAAGGCCAGATACGGCATTAACTACATTCCGAATAAACAGCCTTACTCCTTGCAAACTTCAACTAAACTATTGGAATATCTTGCGGTTGGGCTTAAGGTGGTAACTACGGACTATCAATGGGTTAGGACCTTTGAAAAACAAAACGAGTGTTCGTTTTATAAACTCTATGACAGCCCCTTGGTTTTTGATTTATCAGAGATCGAGTCATATGATTATGTCTCTAATTTTCGCGCAGAAGACTATTTATGGGAACGAGTGATTAAAAAGTCGAACATCGAACAACATTTGAGGGGGCATGGGCTTTTTGTTTAAGGCGCTAGTTGTAGAGTGCTAGTACATAGTAGACAGAAAGGGTAGTGTCAATAGTCTTTCGCACTTTTTTTCTCGGGTTCTAGAGCCAGCTGTCTCCCCGAAAAGAGGTGATCCATTGTCACACGCACTCCGTCAGGTTCTCGGATTCGCAATCGCGTTCG includes:
- a CDS encoding glycosyltransferase; amino-acid sequence: MISIIFIRSPKAYLPEIDAYLSYFNNLKGFKALEFTSSKELASISEPFVLWEFKGFGRYKPRNCLLVHEYCSLSTPPFARIKNTLKVKWNTKPGLRVFLNQSVKNNLGFNDGIPFCFRDMGISKAFCNTNKNAKKEYDFVYVGSITKSRGIDRLLRAFCERPNGKLCLIGTPEVGIYRRYKQHKDIVFTGKVPYSEVPLIASKARYGINYIPNKQPYSLQTSTKLLEYLAVGLKVVTTDYQWVRTFEKQNECSFYKLYDSPLVFDLSEIESYDYVSNFRAEDYLWERVIKKSNIEQHLRGHGLFV